The following nucleotide sequence is from Streptomyces pactum.
TCATCCGTGTGCGGGCAGCACGGGGACGGCCGGGTCACCCGGCCGTCGGACGGCCGGACACCGGCCGCGTCGCGCGTCGCGCGCCCCGGTGGTGTCCCGGGGCGGTCGCTGCCCGCGTCAGGCGGCGGGAGGCGGGAGAACGGTCATGGTCGTCGGCACGGCGCCACCCTACAAGGTCGCGTCGCGCCGGCCCCCACCGGTCCGGGGCGCCCCGGACCCGGACCGCCCCTTCCGTGCCGGCTTCCCGCACCGGCCCGTCCGCCGCCGGCCCGGGCCCGGCGAACCGGACCCGGCGAACCGGCAGGGCCGGCCCCGGCCACCGGCTAGCGGTGGGTCGCCGGGCGGGACGGGGCCGCCGTCTCCTCCGGCTCGCCGTCCCCGCCGGCGGCCCGGTCCACGCCGGCCGCCTCCGCCACCGACCCGGTCACCGGGGTGCCGTCACCGGCCGTGGGGGTCGAGGTCTGTGCGATGAACGCGCCGGCCAGCACCAGGGCGCCGCCGACCACCTGCACCGCGCCCAGGTGCTCGCCCAGCAGCACCCAGGCCAGGACGGTGGCCACGACCGCCTCCAGGCACGCGACCACGCCGGCCACCGGGGGCGAGAGCCGGCGCACCGACAGGACCCCGGTCAGATAGGCCACCACGGTGGCGACCAGCACCAGCCAGGCCAGCAGCAGCACGGCCGGTACGCGGACCGTGTCGAGTTCGGCGCGGCCCGCCAGCACCGACCAGTCGAGGTTCCAGGGCCGGGCCACCGCGGTCAGTGCGATCGCGCCGATCAGCAGCCCGTACGCGATCACACCCAGCGGGTCGGCGGCGTTCTCACCGTCGCCACCGTGGTCGGAGAGGACGAAGTAACCGACCTGGCAGCAGGCCGCGCCGAGGGCGAGCGCCAGTCCCAGCGCGTCGAAGCCGAGCCCGGACCAGACCTCCACCACGCAGGCGAGTCCGCCGGCCGCCAGCACCACGCCGACCGCGGCGGCCCGGCTGACCCGGCGGCGCTGGACGAACCGCACCCAGGCCAGCACCAGCGCCGGGGCCAGGTACTCCACCAGCAGCGCGACGCCGACCGGGATCCGGGAGATGGCGGCGAAGTAACACGCCTGGACGCCCGCCACGGCGAGCAGCCCGAACCCGGCGAGCAGCGCGGGGCGGCGGCGCACCAGCGCGCGGTGCCGCCAGGCCACGGGCAGCATGACGACGGCGGCGAACGCGGCCCGCAGCCAGGTCACATGGAGCGGTTCCAGCCCCGCCTCGATCAACGGCTTGGCCGCGACACCCGAACCACCGAACGCGAGTGCCGACGCCAGGGCGAGCCCCAGGCCGGCACTCCTCCCCTCAGACGCTTGCATCGGCACATCATGCCAGCTCCCGTCAGGACCGTCACTTCGTTGACTGCTGGCGCAGCGGTCGGTCCCCGGGCGCGTACCGGCCACCCCGGCCGGCCCTTGTGCGCCGCCATCCGCCCCGGTCACGCCGGTGGGCACCGACCGGCACCAACCGGGCCTCGGGGCGGCACCGGCCGGCCGGGGGCGGTCCCGTGCGGCGGCCCGGCCGTACGAAGGACCCTCCCCGCGCCGACCGGCAACCCCGCCGTGCAGGCCGTCTCCCGGCCACCCGCCCACCTTCTCCCCGCCGCGCCCCTCCCGTGGCGCCGGTGGCCGCCCGTCCTCGCGGTCGTCCGCCCGGCCGCGTGCGAGCCGCACCCGGGCCGGGGGCCGGGCGCGGCGGCGGGCCACCGGTCGCCGATTGGCCGTACCGGCGGCGCGGCGCCGCCCGCTACCGTCCCGGCATGCGCATCCGTATCGTCGACGCCTTCACCGACCGGCCGTTCGGCGGGAACCCGGCCGGTGTCGTCCTGCTGGACGGGGACGCCTTCCCCGAGGACCGCTGGCTCCAGCGGGTCGCCGCCGAGGTGAACCTCTCCGAGACGGCGTTCGCCCACCGGCTGCCGGGCGGCGGCCCGGCCGACTGGGCGCTGCGCTGGCTGACCCCGGCCACCGAGGTGGCCATGTGCGGCCACGCCACGCTCGCCACCGCCCATGTGCTGCACACCGCCGAGGGGGTGCGCGACACCCTCCGGTTCCGCACCCGCAGCGGTGTGCTGACCGCCACCCCGGAGGAGGACGGGGCCATCACGCTGGACTTTCCCACCGCCCCGCTCACCCCGGCCCGGCCGCCCGGCTGGCTCGCCGGCGCCCTGGGCGCCCCGGTGCTGAGCGCGCACGACACCGGCCCGGACGTCGGGGACCTGCTGGTCGAGGTCGCCGACGAGGCCACCGTCCGCTCACTGCGGCCGGACCTGACCGCGCTGGCCCGGCTGGAGAACCGGGGGGTCATCGTCACCGCCGGCGCCGCGGACCCGGACTGCGGCTACGCGTTCGTCTCCCGCTTCTTCGGTCCCGCCGTGGGCATCGACGAGGACCCGGTGACCGGGAGCGCGCACACCGCGCTGGCCCCGTTCTGGGCCGCCCGGCTGGGCCGGCAGGAGCTGACCGGGCTCCAGGCCTCGGCGCGCCCCGGCCTGGTGCGGACCGCGCTGCACGGCGGGCGCACCCGGCTCACCGGCTCGGCGGTGACCGTCATCGACGGCGAGCTGCTGGCCTGAGCCGCCCGGGACACCACGGCCGCGGGCCCGACCCGGCACGACGGCCGCGGGCCGGGCCCGGGGCGCGACGGCCGCGAGTCGACGCGGGGCACGACGGCCGCGGGCCGACGCGGGCCGGGCCCGGGGTCCGGCGCGGTCGGACGGCCCCGCCGGTCCCCGGGCCCGGAAGGACCGCACAGGCGTCACGACGGGGACAGCCGAGGGGGACGAGGACGAGCCAGGGAACCGGACGGGATCGCGGCGGTTCCGGCACGGCGGCCGGACGAGGTGGAGCCGGCGGTTCGGGCGGCCCGGCCGGAGGACACCTGAAGCCGACCACCGGTGCCGTCCGCCCCGGTCAGGCGGTGGGCAGCCAGTCCACCCGACCCTCCAGCAGCGCGTACCCGACGAAGGCCACGATGTCGATGAGGGCGTGCGCGGCGACCAGCGGGCCCACCCGGCCCCAGCGCCGGTACAGCAGCACGAACACCACGCCCATCGCCATGTTGCCGAAGAAGCCGCCGATGCCCTGGTAGAGGTGGTACGAGCCGCGCAGCACCGCGCTCGCGGCCAGCGCCGCCGCCGGGGTCCAGCCCAGTTGCCCGAGCCGGCGCAGCAGGTAGCCGACGACGATGACCTCCTCCAGGACGGAGTTCTGCACCGCGGAGGCCACCAGCACCGGGATCTTCCACCAGACGTCGGGGAGGTTCTCCGGGACCACGGTCAGGTTCGCCCCGGCCGCGCGCGCCCCGAGGTAGAGCAGCAGCCCGGTGCCGCCGATGCACGCGGCGACCA
It contains:
- a CDS encoding EamA family transporter — translated: MQASEGRSAGLGLALASALAFGGSGVAAKPLIEAGLEPLHVTWLRAAFAAVVMLPVAWRHRALVRRRPALLAGFGLLAVAGVQACYFAAISRIPVGVALLVEYLAPALVLAWVRFVQRRRVSRAAAVGVVLAAGGLACVVEVWSGLGFDALGLALALGAACCQVGYFVLSDHGGDGENAADPLGVIAYGLLIGAIALTAVARPWNLDWSVLAGRAELDTVRVPAVLLLAWLVLVATVVAYLTGVLSVRRLSPPVAGVVACLEAVVATVLAWVLLGEHLGAVQVVGGALVLAGAFIAQTSTPTAGDGTPVTGSVAEAAGVDRAAGGDGEPEETAAPSRPATHR
- a CDS encoding CPBP family intramembrane glutamic endopeptidase, encoding MQAQARDAADAVPAEDGRLRRLLRSELLLVLALSLGASAVGALISFLGSVTEPGGLADQAATLNSSDAPGRPWLDLAWQLFGITTALVPVALVAHLLLREGAGLPVIGFDLRRPRFDLAWGAVVAACIGGTGLLLYLGARAAGANLTVVPENLPDVWWKIPVLVASAVQNSVLEEVIVVGYLLRRLGQLGWTPAAALAASAVLRGSYHLYQGIGGFFGNMAMGVVFVLLYRRWGRVGPLVAAHALIDIVAFVGYALLEGRVDWLPTA
- a CDS encoding PhzF family phenazine biosynthesis protein; amino-acid sequence: MRIRIVDAFTDRPFGGNPAGVVLLDGDAFPEDRWLQRVAAEVNLSETAFAHRLPGGGPADWALRWLTPATEVAMCGHATLATAHVLHTAEGVRDTLRFRTRSGVLTATPEEDGAITLDFPTAPLTPARPPGWLAGALGAPVLSAHDTGPDVGDLLVEVADEATVRSLRPDLTALARLENRGVIVTAGAADPDCGYAFVSRFFGPAVGIDEDPVTGSAHTALAPFWAARLGRQELTGLQASARPGLVRTALHGGRTRLTGSAVTVIDGELLA